From Paenibacillus polymyxa, the proteins below share one genomic window:
- a CDS encoding SpoIID/LytB domain-containing protein, producing MSGETLNRKKTFGAWTGGFKRAAVIMVLATACIPWSSGVHAAAAQEDIRVVIFADLGSKYKATVPAVTLKSSGSLSVGQNSGGSFQAWMGLPDSTARFSVDSYRVKVFEGNEATAIKAAQALQKTNDKPTVFIGSKNGSSVYQVYAGLYASEQSAQAAVQRISLATGAQAEVKGNKHWSTGSYGTEQEANLVRTTIAAAGFDAFTVIQSRGQYAVWVGEESNDSKLSALKTELESKQPRLTLSKVNTTQTGLILRQEAGVTTGSQAMSHYMLSGSNNSKVIVNGGNNGIQVVERSQRIYRGDMEIGMTSGQLALVNEVPLEQYLYSVVGAEVYSSWPDEALKAQAVAARSYALAQGNRFQIGNVVDGTLSQAYNGKSSEHANVNEAVEATAGEVIKSGGKVVEAVFSSNAGGVTADASEVWNSGGEAFASVDSSGDTSAQKGAQEWYHVLLSSGKTGYIREDNAKELEGVTEAGLDKITVTAENTNVRPIPQIQSTVTPVAKAQPGEEMIVLEKVPQSGDYAWVRGPFTAAQIAKSLQGKITGTVPSSINHLDVTKRGPSGRVLEVEADGTPLKVKYPDMYRSAMGGLPSTLFDIASTGSYTVLGADGVTTHISGTQGTQILSASGTSTSSGNGVVVMNEDRHARVIDKTQSFIFTGKGNGHGLGLSQWGANGLAEQGYDYKKILQHYYKNVDIVKD from the coding sequence TGAACCGAAAAAAAACTTTCGGAGCGTGGACAGGCGGCTTCAAACGAGCAGCAGTTATTATGGTATTAGCTACAGCTTGCATACCTTGGTCTTCGGGCGTTCACGCTGCTGCCGCCCAAGAAGATATTCGTGTAGTGATCTTTGCGGATCTAGGTAGTAAATATAAAGCGACAGTCCCCGCTGTAACTTTGAAATCATCAGGAAGCCTGAGTGTCGGCCAGAACAGTGGGGGAAGCTTTCAGGCTTGGATGGGACTGCCGGACAGTACGGCTCGTTTTAGTGTAGACAGCTATCGAGTGAAGGTATTTGAAGGAAATGAAGCGACTGCGATAAAAGCGGCTCAAGCTCTGCAAAAGACTAATGATAAACCTACTGTTTTTATCGGTTCAAAAAACGGTAGCTCTGTCTATCAAGTGTATGCAGGATTATATGCTAGTGAACAGTCGGCACAGGCTGCTGTGCAGCGGATTTCCTTAGCAACCGGAGCACAGGCCGAAGTTAAGGGAAACAAACATTGGTCGACGGGAAGCTACGGAACCGAGCAGGAGGCTAATCTTGTTCGCACGACTATTGCTGCCGCAGGCTTTGATGCTTTTACAGTAATTCAATCAAGAGGCCAGTACGCTGTATGGGTTGGAGAAGAAAGTAATGACAGCAAGCTGTCGGCCTTGAAAACAGAACTGGAGAGCAAGCAGCCCAGACTCACCCTTTCCAAAGTGAATACTACTCAAACTGGTCTGATTCTAAGACAGGAAGCAGGAGTAACGACAGGCTCACAGGCGATGTCTCATTACATGCTAAGTGGCTCTAATAACAGCAAGGTAATTGTCAACGGCGGTAATAATGGAATCCAAGTGGTCGAAAGATCACAGCGTATATATCGCGGCGACATGGAGATTGGCATGACGTCAGGACAGCTGGCGCTTGTAAATGAAGTCCCTTTGGAGCAGTATTTGTATTCCGTAGTAGGAGCAGAGGTCTATTCTTCATGGCCAGATGAAGCGCTCAAGGCTCAAGCGGTAGCTGCTCGCAGTTATGCGCTTGCCCAAGGCAATCGGTTTCAGATCGGCAATGTGGTAGATGGCACCCTAAGCCAAGCTTACAACGGTAAGAGCTCAGAACATGCGAATGTCAACGAGGCTGTAGAGGCAACAGCTGGTGAAGTTATTAAGAGTGGCGGCAAAGTGGTCGAAGCTGTATTCTCTTCTAATGCGGGCGGTGTGACAGCAGATGCTTCCGAGGTGTGGAATAGTGGTGGTGAGGCGTTTGCGAGCGTGGACAGCTCAGGAGATACTTCGGCACAAAAAGGAGCACAAGAGTGGTATCACGTACTTCTCTCCAGTGGCAAGACAGGCTATATTCGCGAGGATAATGCTAAGGAGCTGGAGGGAGTCACAGAAGCAGGGTTAGACAAAATCACCGTCACTGCGGAAAATACAAATGTGCGTCCTATTCCCCAAATCCAATCAACGGTTACACCCGTAGCAAAGGCGCAGCCGGGCGAAGAGATGATTGTTTTGGAAAAGGTGCCTCAATCCGGAGATTATGCATGGGTTAGAGGCCCCTTTACAGCAGCTCAAATCGCTAAGTCCTTGCAAGGAAAAATAACTGGCACGGTACCATCCTCTATTAATCACCTTGATGTCACCAAACGAGGTCCGTCAGGGCGAGTATTGGAGGTTGAAGCAGATGGCACCCCTTTAAAAGTGAAATATCCGGACATGTATCGCTCAGCGATGGGGGGACTGCCGAGCACACTGTTTGATATTGCGAGTACCGGCAGTTATACTGTATTAGGCGCTGATGGAGTTACTACTCATATAAGCGGCACACAAGGCACCCAAATTCTGTCTGCATCTGGCACCAGCACTTCAAGTGGTAACGGGGTGGTCGTCATGAATGAAGATCGCCATGCACGAGTCATCGACAAAACGCAAAGCTTTATTTTTACAGGTAAAGGGAATGGTCATGGCTTGGGCTTATCACAATGGGGGGCCAACGGTTTGGCAGAGCAGGGGTATGATTACAAGAAAATTTTGCAACACTATTACAAAAATGTGGATATAGTTAAGGACTGA
- the queA gene encoding tRNA preQ1(34) S-adenosylmethionine ribosyltransferase-isomerase QueA: MNVNDYDFELPETLIAQTPLLERTASRLLTLDKNNGEVGHHTFSDIVQYLQPGDTLVLNDTRVIPARLFGIKQDTGAKAEVLLLKQLEGDRWEALVKPGKKLKKGAVIVFGDELKAVIEEEGDMGGRVLSFSYDGIFQEILDRLGQMPLPPYIKEQLDDRERYQTVYARHEGSAAAPTAGLHFTEELLDQIKEKGVTVAFITLHVGLGTFRPMSVDTIEEHVMHEEYYSLSQETADILNATKARGGRVVAVGTTSCRTLETVGNNFVDGVLQASSGWTQIFIYPGYEFRVVDAMITNFHLPKSTLVMLVSALAGRENIMHAYQEAIDQKYRFFSFGDAMFIY, encoded by the coding sequence ATGAACGTAAACGATTACGATTTTGAACTACCTGAAACATTAATTGCACAGACGCCTTTGCTTGAGCGGACCGCTTCTAGATTACTGACGTTAGACAAAAACAACGGCGAAGTGGGACATCATACATTTTCGGATATTGTGCAGTATCTTCAGCCAGGGGATACGCTGGTTCTGAATGATACCAGAGTAATTCCTGCACGTTTGTTTGGCATCAAGCAAGACACTGGGGCTAAGGCCGAGGTTCTGCTGCTTAAACAACTGGAGGGAGACCGATGGGAAGCATTGGTGAAACCCGGCAAAAAGCTGAAAAAGGGAGCTGTTATTGTTTTCGGTGATGAGCTGAAGGCAGTTATTGAGGAAGAAGGAGATATGGGCGGAAGGGTACTTTCATTTTCATATGATGGTATTTTTCAGGAGATTCTGGATCGCTTGGGGCAGATGCCGCTTCCTCCGTATATCAAGGAACAGCTGGATGATCGTGAGCGGTATCAAACCGTTTATGCTCGGCACGAAGGTTCTGCTGCGGCACCAACGGCAGGGTTACATTTTACAGAAGAATTACTGGACCAAATTAAAGAGAAGGGCGTTACGGTTGCCTTTATCACACTTCATGTCGGTTTAGGGACGTTCAGACCGATGTCGGTGGATACGATTGAAGAACATGTTATGCATGAAGAATACTATTCATTGTCACAGGAAACGGCAGATATACTCAATGCAACCAAGGCACGCGGTGGGAGAGTCGTGGCAGTGGGAACAACCAGTTGCCGAACGCTGGAGACGGTGGGCAATAACTTCGTAGATGGTGTGCTACAGGCCAGCAGTGGCTGGACACAGATTTTTATTTATCCAGGCTATGAATTCCGTGTGGTGGATGCAATGATTACGAATTTCCATTTGCCTAAGTCCACCTTGGTTATGCTGGTCAGCGCACTAGCTGGCAGAGAGAATATTATGCATGCTTACCAGGAGGCGATTGACCAAAAATATCGGTTCTTTAGCTTCGGGGACGCTATGTTCATTTATTAA
- the tgt gene encoding tRNA guanosine(34) transglycosylase Tgt, producing the protein MAPAIRYEHIKTCKQSGARLGRVHTPHGVIETPTFMPVGTQATVKTMSPEELKAMDAQIILSNTYHLFLRPGHDIVREAGGLHKFMNWDRPILTDSGGFQVFSLSEMRKISEEGVHFRSHLNGDKKFLSPEVAMEVQNSLGSDIMMAFDECPPFPAEYEYVKKSLERTSRWAERCLEAHARPHDQGLFAIVQGGMHEDLRKQSAADLTSMDFPGYAIGGLSVGEPKHLMYEVLDYTVPLLPTNKPRYLMGVGSPDALIEGSIRGVDMFDCVLPTRIARNGTTMTSQGRLVVRNANYASDFGPLDPACDCYTCRNYSRAYLRHLIKADETFGLRLTTYHNLHFLIQLMRNVRQAIMDDRLLDFRDEFFEQYGLHDNDKGF; encoded by the coding sequence ATGGCACCAGCAATAAGATACGAACATATTAAGACCTGCAAGCAATCAGGAGCACGTCTGGGGCGTGTACACACCCCCCACGGAGTTATTGAGACTCCAACCTTTATGCCTGTGGGAACTCAAGCAACTGTTAAAACGATGAGCCCTGAGGAACTGAAAGCGATGGATGCTCAAATTATTTTGAGTAATACGTACCATCTGTTTCTTCGTCCTGGTCATGATATTGTCCGTGAAGCGGGCGGACTGCACAAGTTTATGAATTGGGATCGTCCTATTTTAACAGACAGCGGCGGATTCCAAGTGTTTTCCTTAAGTGAAATGCGTAAAATTTCAGAGGAAGGTGTTCATTTTCGCTCTCATTTAAATGGAGATAAGAAGTTTCTTTCTCCGGAAGTGGCGATGGAAGTCCAAAACTCACTTGGCTCGGATATTATGATGGCCTTCGATGAATGTCCACCGTTTCCGGCTGAGTATGAATACGTGAAAAAGTCACTGGAACGTACCAGCCGTTGGGCTGAGCGTTGTTTGGAGGCACATGCGCGTCCTCATGATCAAGGTCTGTTCGCCATTGTACAAGGAGGCATGCATGAAGATCTGCGTAAGCAAAGTGCGGCAGATTTGACTTCCATGGATTTCCCGGGGTATGCTATTGGTGGACTGAGTGTAGGTGAACCTAAGCATTTGATGTATGAAGTGCTCGATTATACGGTTCCTCTGCTTCCTACCAACAAACCACGTTATCTGATGGGCGTAGGTTCGCCGGATGCTTTGATTGAAGGCTCCATTCGTGGTGTGGATATGTTCGACTGTGTACTTCCAACCCGAATTGCTCGCAATGGGACAACGATGACAAGTCAAGGACGTCTTGTCGTTCGGAATGCGAATTATGCAAGCGATTTTGGCCCGCTTGATCCGGCTTGTGATTGCTACACTTGTCGCAATTATTCACGTGCTTACTTGCGACATTTAATTAAAGCAGATGAAACCTTCGGGCTCCGACTGACAACGTATCATAACTTGCATTTCTTAATACAATTGATGCGTAATGTCAGACAAGCGATTATGGATGACAGGCTGCTTGATTTCCGCGATGAATTTTTTGAGCAGTACGGTCTTCATGATAATGATAAAGGCTTTTAA
- the yajC gene encoding preprotein translocase subunit YajC has protein sequence MFHFATAAAAPGGAGGLFQMIWPLALMFVIFYFLLIRPNQKKQKQRQSMLQALKKGDKVITIGGLHGTIVEITDDVVVLRVNDVTKLTFDRSAISNAIAKDTATEEVVSKS, from the coding sequence GTGTTTCATTTTGCTACAGCTGCGGCTGCACCTGGTGGAGCTGGCGGACTTTTTCAAATGATCTGGCCACTGGCTCTGATGTTTGTAATCTTCTATTTCTTGCTGATTCGTCCGAATCAGAAAAAACAAAAGCAGCGTCAATCGATGCTTCAAGCTTTGAAAAAGGGAGATAAAGTAATTACAATCGGAGGTCTTCACGGTACAATTGTGGAGATTACGGACGATGTGGTTGTTTTGCGTGTGAATGATGTGACAAAGCTGACCTTTGACCGCAGTGCAATTAGTAATGCGATTGCAAAAGACACTGCAACTGAGGAAGTTGTTTCTAAATCGTAA